The following proteins are encoded in a genomic region of Falsibacillus albus:
- the map gene encoding type I methionyl aminopeptidase: MIICKTPREIEIMKEAGSIVAITHQELQKHIVPGITTKQLDVIAEKIISEHNAIPSFKGYNGFRGSICASVNYELVHGIPGDRTLKDGDIISIDIGAKYKGYHGDSAWTYPVGDINEETQRLLDVTEESLYLGLNEAKPGERLSNISNAIQTYVEANGFSIVREYVGHGVGQDLHEEPQIPHFGPPNKGPRLKPGMVLAIEPMVNAGSRYVNTLADNWTVVTVDGKMCAHFEHTIAITETGYEILTKA; encoded by the coding sequence ATGATCATTTGCAAGACCCCTCGTGAAATTGAAATCATGAAAGAAGCAGGCAGCATTGTGGCGATCACCCATCAGGAGTTGCAAAAGCATATAGTTCCAGGGATTACGACCAAGCAATTGGATGTAATTGCTGAAAAAATTATAAGCGAACATAATGCAATTCCATCTTTTAAAGGTTATAATGGGTTTCGTGGCAGTATTTGCGCTTCAGTCAATTACGAGTTAGTCCACGGGATACCCGGTGACCGGACATTGAAAGATGGCGACATTATCAGCATCGATATCGGTGCTAAATATAAAGGCTATCATGGTGATTCGGCATGGACATATCCTGTCGGTGATATAAATGAAGAAACCCAAAGGCTGCTAGATGTTACAGAGGAGTCTCTCTATCTGGGCTTGAATGAAGCTAAGCCAGGCGAACGCCTTTCGAACATCTCCAACGCGATCCAAACATATGTTGAAGCAAATGGCTTTTCTATCGTACGTGAGTATGTCGGACACGGTGTTGGTCAAGACTTACATGAGGAGCCTCAAATTCCTCATTTTGGACCACCAAACAAAGGTCCTCGCTTGAAGCCTGGAATGGTGCTTGCGATTGAACCGATGGTGAATGCAGGCAGCCGTTATGTAAATACATTGGCTGATAACTGGACGGTTGTGACAGTGGATGGGAAAATGTGTGCACATTTTGAACACACCATTGCCATAACAGAAACAGGTTATGAAATTCTAACGAAAGCCTAA
- the secY gene encoding preprotein translocase subunit SecY: MFQTISNFMRVGDIRKKIFFTLLMLIVFRIGVFIPVPHVDAEILKMQDQSGLFGFLNTFGGGALKNFSIFAMGIMPYITASIIVQLLQMDVVPKFTEWSKQGEVGRRKLAQFTRYFTIILGFIEALGMSYGFNNLAGGMLIKDPGIGTYLLIALVLTAGTSFLMWLGEQITSKGVGNGISILIFAGIVARIPTAANQVYAQQIEGAGQQLFLHIVILLLIVLAVIAIVVGVIFFQQALRKIPIQYAKRIVGRSPVGGQSTHLPLKVNAAGVIPVIFAVSFIVTPRTIATFFGQNDVTTTIEWIFDYTKPVGMLIYVALIIAFTYFYAFIQVNPEQVAENLKKQGGYIPGIRPGKNTQEYLTRVLYRLTFSGSIFLALIAILPVLFVKFAGLPTTAQIGGTSLLIVVGVALETMKQLESQLVKRHYKGFIK, encoded by the coding sequence ATGTTTCAGACAATCTCCAATTTTATGCGCGTGGGTGATATAAGAAAGAAGATATTCTTCACCTTACTAATGTTGATTGTATTCCGCATCGGGGTTTTCATCCCCGTTCCACATGTGGATGCCGAAATATTGAAAATGCAAGATCAATCTGGGCTATTCGGATTTCTGAATACGTTTGGCGGTGGAGCATTAAAGAACTTCTCCATCTTTGCGATGGGGATCATGCCTTACATCACTGCTTCGATCATCGTTCAGTTGCTGCAGATGGACGTTGTTCCTAAGTTTACTGAATGGTCGAAGCAAGGTGAAGTCGGCCGCCGCAAATTAGCTCAGTTTACCCGCTATTTCACAATTATTCTTGGTTTTATCGAAGCGCTAGGCATGTCCTATGGCTTCAATAATTTGGCTGGCGGTATGTTGATCAAAGACCCTGGAATCGGAACGTACTTGTTAATCGCTCTTGTATTAACAGCTGGTACATCCTTTTTAATGTGGCTTGGTGAACAAATCACTTCCAAAGGTGTTGGAAACGGAATTTCTATCTTGATCTTTGCCGGGATCGTGGCTAGGATTCCGACAGCAGCCAATCAGGTATATGCACAGCAGATTGAAGGAGCAGGGCAGCAATTGTTCTTGCACATTGTGATCCTTTTGCTTATCGTTCTCGCTGTCATTGCGATTGTAGTCGGTGTAATCTTCTTCCAGCAAGCATTGCGTAAAATTCCGATTCAATATGCAAAACGCATTGTCGGACGCAGTCCTGTTGGCGGGCAATCAACACATCTGCCGTTAAAGGTTAATGCAGCTGGAGTAATCCCGGTAATCTTTGCCGTTTCATTCATTGTCACGCCAAGAACCATTGCGACATTCTTCGGCCAAAATGATGTAACGACGACGATTGAATGGATCTTCGATTATACGAAGCCAGTCGGGATGCTTATCTATGTGGCACTAATCATCGCTTTCACATATTTCTATGCATTCATTCAGGTCAATCCTGAACAGGTAGCAGAGAATTTGAAAAAGCAAGGTGGATATATCCCTGGAATCCGACCTGGTAAAAACACACAAGAGTACTTGACTCGAGTTCTTTACCGTCTGACATTCAGCGGATCAATCTTTCTAGCGTTGATCGCGATACTTCCAGTACTATTCGTCAAGTTTGCAGGGTTGCCAACTACTGCACAAATCGGCGGAACAAGCTTACTGATCGTTGTCGGTGTTGCGCTTGAAACAATGAAACAACTTGAGTCTCAATTAGTGAAACGTCACTATAAAGGCTTTATAAAATAA
- a CDS encoding adenylate kinase, which produces MNLVLMGLPGAGKGTQADKIVAKYEIPHISTGDMFRAAIKDSTELGLKAKSFMDKGELVPDEVTIGIVRERLGKDDCYKGFLLDGFPRTVAQADALENILGDLDKKMDFVINIEVDQDILMERLTGRRICKDCGATYHLVFNPPKEEGVCDRCGGELYQRADDNAETVQNRLEVNMKQTKPLLDFYSEKGYLRNINGQQDINKVFADIDELLGGLPR; this is translated from the coding sequence GTGAACTTGGTACTAATGGGGCTTCCGGGTGCTGGTAAAGGTACTCAAGCCGACAAAATCGTAGCAAAATATGAAATCCCTCATATCTCAACCGGAGATATGTTTCGTGCTGCTATCAAGGATAGTACGGAACTTGGATTAAAAGCTAAATCTTTCATGGATAAAGGCGAACTGGTTCCTGATGAAGTAACGATCGGAATCGTCCGCGAGCGATTAGGCAAGGATGATTGCTACAAAGGATTCCTTCTTGACGGTTTCCCGCGTACAGTTGCCCAAGCTGATGCGCTTGAAAATATCCTTGGTGATTTAGACAAGAAAATGGATTTTGTCATTAATATTGAAGTAGATCAAGATATATTAATGGAACGTCTGACAGGGCGCCGAATCTGCAAGGATTGTGGAGCAACTTATCATTTGGTATTCAATCCACCGAAGGAAGAAGGAGTCTGCGACCGATGTGGCGGAGAGCTATACCAACGGGCTGATGATAATGCCGAGACGGTACAAAATCGTTTGGAAGTAAATATGAAGCAAACAAAGCCGCTTCTTGATTTTTACAGCGAGAAAGGCTACTTGCGCAATATCAATGGACAGCAGGATATCAACAAAGTATTCGCCGATATCGACGAATTACTTGGAGGCCTGCCTCGATGA
- the rpsM gene encoding 30S ribosomal protein S13 produces the protein MARIAGVDIPRDKRVVISLTYIFGIGKNTAQKVLAEAGVSENTRVRDLTDEELGKIRDVIDKLKVEGDLRREVSLNIKRLMEIGSYRGLRHRRGLPVRGQNTKNNARTRKGPRKTVANKKK, from the coding sequence ATGGCACGTATTGCTGGTGTGGATATTCCACGTGATAAACGTGTAGTCATTTCATTGACTTACATCTTTGGTATTGGAAAAAATACAGCTCAAAAAGTACTTGCGGAAGCTGGTGTATCCGAGAATACACGCGTTCGCGATTTAACTGATGAAGAATTAGGTAAAATCCGTGATGTAATTGATAAGCTTAAAGTTGAAGGTGACCTTCGTCGTGAAGTTTCACTTAACATTAAGCGTCTAATGGAGATCGGAAGCTACCGTGGACTTCGTCATCGCCGTGGCTTGCCTGTTCGCGGACAAAACACGAAGAACAATGCACGTACTCGTAAAGGTCCTCGTAAGACTGTAGCGAACAAGAAAAAATAA
- a CDS encoding KOW domain-containing RNA-binding protein: protein MNESDSTPLIGQIAIIKKGRDAGQIAIVVHRVDDRFVLLADGDKRKHDRPKKKNIQHLELYDYVSPEVQSSIHETGRVTNGKLRFAIAKFMNEVLEDGKKGVEFDGERRCY from the coding sequence TTGAACGAGTCTGATTCGACTCCCCTTATAGGGCAGATAGCCATAATTAAAAAGGGACGAGATGCAGGGCAAATTGCGATAGTTGTTCATCGTGTGGATGATCGATTCGTATTGTTGGCGGATGGAGACAAACGCAAACATGATCGTCCAAAAAAGAAGAACATTCAACATCTGGAATTATACGACTATGTTTCTCCAGAAGTTCAAAGCAGTATTCATGAGACCGGGCGCGTCACGAATGGCAAACTGCGATTTGCGATAGCGAAATTTATGAATGAGGTCCTTGAAGATGGGAAGAAGGGAGTAGAGTTCGATGGCGAAAGACGATGTTATTGA
- the infA gene encoding translation initiation factor IF-1 has product MAKDDVIEVEGTVVETLPNAMFKVELENGHTVLAHVSGKIRMHFIRILPGDKVTVELSPYDLTRGRITYRYK; this is encoded by the coding sequence ATGGCGAAAGACGATGTTATTGAAGTAGAAGGCACAGTTGTTGAAACTTTGCCGAACGCGATGTTTAAGGTAGAATTAGAGAATGGTCATACTGTATTGGCTCATGTCTCCGGTAAGATCCGAATGCATTTCATTCGTATTTTACCAGGTGATAAAGTTACAGTAGAGCTTTCTCCATATGATCTTACTCGTGGTAGAATTACGTATCGATATAAATAA
- the rpmJ gene encoding 50S ribosomal protein L36, producing MKVRPSVKPICEKCKVIRRKGKVMVICENPKHKQKQG from the coding sequence ATGAAAGTAAGACCATCAGTCAAGCCAATCTGTGAAAAATGTAAAGTTATCCGCAGAAAAGGCAAAGTAATGGTTATCTGTGAAAATCCTAAACATAAACAAAAACAAGGCTAA